A window of Christiangramia forsetii KT0803 contains these coding sequences:
- a CDS encoding DUF6503 family protein: MKYISLLLVIFLFASCNEEKKELTADEIVNKAIENAGGEKYKNAEIDFVFRKQKYKSKRAGGKFQFERTITDSSGNQVYDILNNEGLERFVNDSAVKLQDSLVVPVGNSINSVHYFVQLPFGLNAESANKELIGKDSIAGREYYEIMVKFAEEGGGTDHEDEYLYWIDTQNFEVDYLAYNFEINDGGIRFRKAFNHRIIEGIRFVDYENYKYTDLSTPLEKLDSLYENRELELLSVIETKDIAVKLNQEN, from the coding sequence ATGAAATATATTTCATTATTACTTGTTATATTTCTTTTCGCTTCGTGTAATGAAGAAAAGAAAGAGCTTACTGCCGATGAAATCGTGAACAAAGCGATTGAAAATGCCGGAGGCGAAAAATATAAAAATGCAGAAATTGATTTTGTTTTCAGAAAACAAAAGTATAAAAGTAAAAGAGCAGGAGGAAAGTTCCAGTTTGAAAGAACTATTACAGATTCTTCGGGCAACCAGGTTTATGATATATTAAATAATGAAGGACTGGAGAGATTTGTAAACGATTCGGCGGTAAAACTTCAGGATTCCCTGGTAGTTCCTGTTGGAAATTCTATAAATTCAGTTCATTATTTTGTTCAATTGCCTTTTGGACTGAATGCCGAGTCAGCGAATAAAGAACTGATTGGAAAAGATAGTATAGCCGGTCGAGAATATTATGAGATCATGGTGAAATTCGCTGAAGAAGGTGGAGGAACAGATCATGAAGATGAATATTTATACTGGATAGATACCCAGAATTTTGAAGTGGATTACCTTGCTTATAATTTTGAAATTAATGATGGAGGAATTCGCTTTAGAAAAGCTTTTAATCACCGAATTATAGAGGGAATTCGATTTGTGGACTACGAAAACTATAAATATACTGACCTCTCTACTCCTCTTGAAAAACTGGACAGCCTCTACGAAAATCGTGAGCTGGAATTACTTTCAGTAATTGAAACAAAAGATATAGCGGTTAAACTGAATCAGGAAAATTAG
- the smpB gene encoding SsrA-binding protein SmpB: MKNSINIKNRKAKFNYEFLDKYTAGIKLAGTEIKAIREGKANIAESFCEFNNHELFVINMHVEEYSHATHFNHNPRSQRKLLLQRRELRKLEKEVTNSGLTIIPLRLFINDRGLAKLQISLAKGKKLYDKRETIKDRESKRRLDRIQKEYK; encoded by the coding sequence ATGAAGAATTCTATCAACATAAAAAACCGTAAGGCTAAGTTCAATTATGAGTTTCTGGATAAGTATACCGCAGGGATTAAATTAGCCGGAACAGAGATTAAAGCCATACGGGAGGGAAAAGCCAATATTGCTGAGAGTTTTTGTGAATTTAATAACCACGAACTTTTTGTAATTAATATGCACGTTGAAGAATACTCTCATGCCACTCATTTTAACCATAATCCCCGAAGTCAACGAAAACTTCTTTTGCAACGTAGAGAATTGAGAAAACTGGAAAAAGAAGTGACCAACTCCGGTTTAACGATTATCCCTTTACGCTTATTTATTAATGATCGTGGTCTTGCCAAATTACAGATAAGCCTTGCTAAAGGTAAAAAGCTTTATGATAAAAGAGAAACTATAAAAGATCGTGAAAGCAAGCGTAGATTAGATCGAATTCAGAAAGAATATAAATAA
- a CDS encoding DUF5686 and carboxypeptidase regulatory-like domain-containing protein: MLKKLFGLLLFLTVSQAFSQITGVVKDKNGTPLPYVNIYTETGAQGTTTNDDGIYELKIDQKGSYTLVFQFLGYKTQKKKIEAESFPLAIDVVLATESTSLDEVTVESGENPANRIIRKAIESRELNARKLESFTADFYSRGLWRIKNAPEKILGQSVGDLGGGLDSTRSGIVYLSETISKIAFQKPDDFKEKIIASKVSGDDNGFSLNSAQEAYFSFYENTLEINSEIISPIAEYAFNYYRYQLEGTFFDDRGNMINKVLVTPKRTGDRIFSGYVYIVEDLWQIYGVELTTTGTAIQVPPIEEIVIKQNYKYSEENNLYIQISQSVDFGFKMFGFGGNGTFTAVYSNYDFKPQFDKSSFGREILSFQEQANMKDSLYWKEKRPVPLTGEEIDDYVRKDSIQEIRSTKQYKDSVDAVNNTFGITDVLFGYTYTNSWKHQNFSIGAPISGIGFNTVQGWNTNIDVGYTQRTGEDQENFWRINSNLSYGLSEERFRLSGGFQKKFDNFNKKYLRISGGIKASQIDETEPITPLLNSISTIFFERNYMKLYEKSFAEIGYGQDVFPGIRLFGALSWENRKPLFNNTDHVIIDRDDVAYTSNNPLEPNNFGSRPFDEHTIFKSNLFADITFGQKYMTYPNGRYNVYESKYPKLKLSWEKGFGGDDDKYNFDQFKAQIRQELKLGNKGEFSYLINGGVFSGAENISLVDYQHFNANQTRIGFGSYVGKFNLMPYYDFSTNDNYAEFHAEHDFQGWALGKLPLINKLNFNLILGAHRLTTEGRNPYSEYSVGLDNLGFGKYRFLRLDYVVSDFGGKRDGAFIFGLKF; the protein is encoded by the coding sequence ATGCTTAAAAAGCTCTTTGGCCTGTTGCTGTTTTTAACGGTTTCCCAGGCTTTTTCCCAAATTACGGGAGTTGTAAAAGACAAGAATGGAACTCCCCTTCCCTATGTAAATATTTATACTGAAACCGGGGCTCAAGGAACTACCACCAACGACGATGGAATCTATGAATTGAAGATAGATCAAAAAGGTTCTTATACTTTAGTTTTTCAATTTCTAGGATATAAAACTCAAAAGAAAAAAATTGAAGCTGAAAGTTTTCCATTAGCTATAGATGTTGTTTTAGCTACGGAAAGCACCAGTCTTGATGAAGTTACAGTAGAAAGTGGGGAAAATCCCGCGAACAGGATCATTAGAAAAGCTATTGAATCAAGGGAGCTAAACGCTAGAAAATTGGAATCATTTACTGCCGATTTTTATTCCCGTGGTTTATGGCGCATAAAGAATGCTCCGGAAAAAATTTTAGGTCAGAGCGTGGGTGATCTTGGCGGGGGACTGGATTCTACGCGAAGTGGTATTGTTTACCTCAGCGAAACCATTTCAAAGATCGCCTTTCAAAAACCCGATGATTTCAAAGAAAAGATCATCGCCTCGAAAGTAAGTGGAGACGACAATGGTTTCAGCCTGAACTCTGCCCAGGAAGCTTATTTTTCATTTTATGAAAACACGCTGGAAATAAACAGTGAGATCATTTCACCTATCGCAGAGTATGCCTTCAATTATTATCGTTACCAGCTTGAAGGAACTTTTTTTGATGATCGCGGAAATATGATCAATAAAGTACTGGTCACTCCAAAGCGCACAGGAGACAGAATTTTTTCAGGTTACGTTTATATTGTTGAAGATCTATGGCAGATATATGGCGTAGAGTTAACAACTACAGGAACTGCTATCCAGGTTCCGCCAATTGAAGAAATTGTAATTAAACAGAATTATAAATATTCTGAAGAAAATAACCTTTACATACAGATCTCCCAAAGTGTGGACTTTGGCTTTAAGATGTTTGGATTCGGTGGAAACGGAACATTTACGGCGGTGTACAGCAATTACGATTTTAAACCTCAGTTTGATAAAAGCAGTTTCGGAAGAGAAATTTTAAGTTTCCAGGAACAGGCAAACATGAAAGACTCATTATACTGGAAAGAAAAAAGACCGGTTCCGCTTACAGGAGAAGAGATTGACGATTATGTTCGAAAAGATAGTATTCAAGAGATAAGAAGCACCAAGCAATATAAAGATTCGGTAGATGCAGTAAATAATACCTTCGGAATAACTGATGTGCTTTTTGGATATACGTACACTAATTCCTGGAAACACCAGAACTTTAGTATCGGCGCTCCCATTTCCGGAATTGGATTTAACACGGTCCAGGGTTGGAATACCAATATCGATGTAGGCTATACGCAAAGAACAGGAGAAGACCAGGAGAATTTCTGGCGAATTAATTCCAACCTCAGTTATGGTTTAAGCGAAGAACGATTTCGGCTTAGTGGAGGTTTTCAAAAGAAATTTGACAATTTCAATAAAAAGTATTTAAGAATTAGCGGAGGGATCAAAGCCAGTCAGATAGATGAAACAGAACCTATCACACCCCTTCTAAATAGTATTTCCACTATTTTCTTCGAACGAAACTATATGAAGCTCTATGAAAAGAGTTTTGCAGAGATTGGTTACGGACAGGATGTATTCCCTGGAATTCGGTTATTTGGAGCATTAAGCTGGGAAAACAGGAAGCCACTTTTCAATAATACAGATCATGTAATTATAGATCGGGATGATGTTGCATATACTTCAAATAATCCCCTTGAACCCAATAATTTTGGGAGTCGGCCTTTTGATGAACATACAATCTTTAAATCTAACCTCTTTGCAGATATCACTTTCGGGCAGAAATATATGACGTACCCTAACGGCAGGTACAATGTTTATGAATCAAAGTATCCAAAGCTGAAATTAAGCTGGGAAAAAGGATTTGGAGGAGATGATGATAAATACAATTTTGATCAGTTTAAAGCACAGATCAGGCAGGAATTAAAGCTTGGCAACAAAGGAGAATTTAGTTACTTAATAAATGGTGGAGTTTTCTCTGGTGCAGAAAATATAAGCCTGGTAGATTATCAACATTTTAATGCCAATCAAACCAGGATAGGTTTTGGGAGTTATGTAGGAAAATTTAATTTGATGCCCTACTACGACTTTAGCACGAATGATAATTATGCTGAATTTCATGCAGAGCATGATTTCCAGGGTTGGGCTTTGGGCAAGCTTCCGTTGATCAATAAATTGAATTTTAATCTTATTTTGGGAGCTCACCGACTAACTACAGAGGGCCGAAATCCATATTCTGAATATTCTGTTGGTCTGGACAATCTTGGGTTTGGCAAATATCGCTTTTTAAGGCTGGATTATGTAGTTTCCGATTTTGGAGGAAAAAGAGACGGTGCTTTTATATTTGGGTTGAAATTCTAG
- a CDS encoding DUF5606 domain-containing protein, with product MGLDKILAISGKPGLFELTAQTRGGFVAKSMLDGKKIAVNMRHNVSILSEIAIYTYTEEIPLGEVFQKIQEKEDGGEAINHKSSKKELENYFSEVLPDYDEDRVYASDMKKIFQWYNMLINNGFTDFSKEEEKVENTENKKDEEE from the coding sequence ATGGGATTAGATAAAATTCTTGCAATTTCTGGAAAACCCGGTTTATTTGAGCTAACGGCCCAAACCAGAGGCGGCTTTGTTGCAAAATCTATGCTTGACGGAAAGAAGATAGCTGTTAATATGCGTCATAATGTGAGTATTTTGAGCGAGATCGCGATTTATACGTATACTGAAGAGATTCCGCTTGGCGAAGTTTTTCAAAAGATTCAGGAAAAAGAAGATGGAGGGGAAGCGATAAACCATAAATCATCTAAAAAGGAACTAGAAAATTATTTTTCTGAAGTCCTTCCAGATTATGATGAAGATAGGGTGTATGCCAGTGATATGAAGAAAATCTTCCAGTGGTATAATATGTTGATCAATAATGGTTTTACTGATTTTTCAAAGGAAGAAGAGAAAGTAGAAAATACTGAAAATAAAAAGGACGAAGAAGAATAG
- the def gene encoding peptide deformylase, whose amino-acid sequence MILPIIAYGDPVLKKKAKDIDKDYPKLEELINNMWDTMYNAYGVGLAAPQVGLPVRMFMIDPAPFADDEELDEAEKKVLMDLRKVFINPQIIEETGEEWAFSEGCLSIPEVREDVFRQPDITIEYHDENWEKHTETYSGLAARVIQHEYDHIEGILFTDKLSSLKKRLIKSKLANISKGKINVEYKMRFPNAKKAR is encoded by the coding sequence ATGATATTACCAATTATAGCATACGGAGATCCGGTTTTAAAAAAGAAAGCCAAAGATATAGATAAGGATTATCCAAAACTTGAGGAATTGATCAATAATATGTGGGACACCATGTATAACGCCTATGGTGTGGGATTAGCAGCGCCTCAGGTGGGATTGCCTGTACGAATGTTTATGATAGATCCTGCTCCATTTGCAGATGATGAGGAATTGGATGAAGCAGAGAAGAAAGTCTTAATGGATCTTCGCAAGGTTTTTATCAATCCGCAGATTATTGAGGAAACCGGGGAGGAGTGGGCCTTTAGTGAAGGTTGCTTAAGCATACCTGAAGTTAGAGAAGATGTTTTTAGACAACCTGATATTACCATTGAATACCACGATGAAAATTGGGAAAAACATACTGAAACTTATTCCGGATTAGCGGCCAGGGTGATTCAGCATGAATATGACCATATTGAAGGAATTTTATTTACAGATAAGCTTTCCAGCCTGAAAAAGAGACTAATAAAAAGTAAACTAGCCAATATTTCTAAAGGTAAAATTAACGTAGAATATAAAATGCGTTTTCCTAATGCAAAAAAAGCCCGCTAA
- the ruvX gene encoding Holliday junction resolvase RuvX: MARILALDYGTKRTGVAVTDELKMIASGLTTVQTPELIKFLEDYFKNEKVERVLVGEPKRMDDTPSQSEVHIQEFLKEFVKKFPEMPMERVDERFTSKMAVQSMIDGGLKKKKRRDKALVDEISATIILQTWLYE, encoded by the coding sequence ATGGCCAGAATTTTAGCACTGGATTACGGAACAAAGAGAACAGGAGTAGCAGTTACCGATGAATTGAAGATGATCGCCTCTGGTTTGACCACTGTTCAAACACCTGAACTTATTAAATTTCTGGAAGACTATTTCAAAAATGAAAAGGTAGAGCGTGTTTTGGTCGGTGAGCCGAAAAGAATGGACGATACACCATCTCAAAGTGAAGTGCATATTCAGGAGTTTTTAAAGGAGTTTGTAAAGAAATTTCCTGAGATGCCAATGGAAAGGGTAGATGAACGTTTTACCAGTAAGATGGCCGTGCAAAGTATGATAGATGGAGGCCTAAAGAAAAAGAAAAGACGTGATAAAGCTTTGGTAGATGAAATTAGCGCCACTATAATATTACAGACCTGGCTGTACGAATAA
- a CDS encoding 2,3,4,5-tetrahydropyridine-2,6-dicarboxylate N-succinyltransferase, producing the protein MDQLRAKIEEAWNNRDLLKDTETTDAIRKVVDLLDKGEIRVAEPTADGWQVNEWVKKAVVLYFPIQKMETLEAGIFEYHDKIPLKRGYKEKGIRVVPNAVARHGAYISSGVIMMPSYVNIGAHVEEGTMVDTWATVGSCAQIGKNVHLSGGVGIGGVLEPLQAAPVIVEDNAFLGSRSIVVEGIRIEKEAVLGANVVLTGSTKIIDVTGDEPKEFKGYVPARSVVIPGSYTKKFPAGEYQVPCALIIGKRKESTNKKTSLNDALREYSVAV; encoded by the coding sequence ATGGACCAGTTAAGAGCGAAAATTGAAGAGGCCTGGAACAATAGGGACCTTTTAAAAGATACCGAAACAACCGATGCAATCAGGAAAGTTGTAGACCTTTTAGATAAAGGTGAAATTCGTGTTGCAGAACCTACAGCAGATGGCTGGCAGGTAAATGAATGGGTTAAAAAAGCGGTAGTACTTTATTTTCCGATTCAAAAAATGGAAACACTGGAAGCCGGAATTTTTGAATATCATGACAAAATTCCTTTGAAAAGAGGCTATAAAGAAAAAGGAATTCGTGTAGTGCCAAATGCCGTTGCCAGACATGGTGCTTATATTTCTTCAGGAGTAATCATGATGCCGAGTTACGTAAACATAGGCGCTCACGTGGAAGAAGGGACTATGGTAGATACCTGGGCAACTGTTGGTAGCTGTGCTCAAATTGGTAAAAATGTGCATTTAAGCGGTGGTGTTGGAATTGGTGGTGTTCTAGAACCTTTGCAGGCGGCCCCTGTAATTGTTGAAGACAATGCTTTTCTTGGTTCAAGAAGTATCGTTGTGGAAGGAATCAGAATTGAGAAAGAAGCTGTACTAGGAGCTAATGTGGTATTAACTGGTTCAACAAAGATCATCGATGTAACAGGAGACGAACCAAAAGAGTTTAAAGGCTATGTTCCAGCTCGTTCTGTGGTGATCCCGGGAAGCTATACCAAGAAATTTCCTGCAGGTGAATACCAGGTTCCATGTGCTTTGATTATTGGAAAGAGAAAAGAAAGTACCAATAAAAAAACATCTTTGAACGATGCACTTAGAGAATATAGTGTAGCTGTATAA
- a CDS encoding glycosyltransferase family 9 protein, whose protein sequence is MKILVIQMKMIGDVLTSSILFEALRKEFPKAELHYLINAHTFPVVQNNPNIDRFVLYNKEQSFSKLAKKMKAENYNVVIDVLSNIKTAILTGLSGATYRISYDKFYTKPVSTHVFSRKIEPKTVGGSAIEKRLRMLTPLSANFPAEIKPKIFLQEDEIINAKQKLEEAGIDISRNLYMIGALGSSEKKTYPLKYLAKLLDQIVEETNAHLLFNYIPNQKTQVEKLFGFCSSATQKNIHLDIYGNSLREFLAITYHCDALIGNEGGAINMAKAMEVPTFAIFAPPLHKENWNMYEDGKKNISVHLRDFKPDMFVDKPEKQLKTEWENFYNEFHPGMIEEKLGKFLNMNSK, encoded by the coding sequence ATGAAAATACTGGTAATACAGATGAAAATGATTGGGGATGTACTTACGTCCTCAATTCTCTTTGAGGCACTTCGAAAAGAATTTCCAAAGGCTGAGCTGCATTACCTTATCAACGCACACACTTTTCCTGTAGTGCAAAACAATCCGAATATAGACAGGTTTGTACTCTATAATAAAGAGCAGAGTTTTAGTAAGCTTGCCAAAAAGATGAAAGCTGAAAACTATAATGTAGTTATAGATGTACTTTCAAATATTAAAACGGCTATTCTAACGGGATTATCAGGAGCAACCTATAGAATTTCCTACGATAAATTTTATACGAAGCCTGTTTCTACCCATGTCTTCAGTAGAAAAATTGAACCTAAAACGGTTGGTGGATCGGCTATCGAAAAAAGACTTCGAATGCTTACTCCTCTTTCTGCCAATTTTCCTGCTGAAATAAAGCCAAAGATCTTTTTGCAAGAGGATGAAATCATAAATGCGAAGCAAAAACTGGAAGAAGCAGGAATTGACATTTCTAGAAACCTTTATATGATAGGTGCTTTAGGAAGTTCCGAAAAAAAGACCTATCCTCTAAAATATCTGGCAAAATTACTGGATCAAATTGTAGAAGAAACGAACGCTCATTTGTTATTTAACTATATTCCAAATCAGAAAACACAGGTTGAAAAGCTTTTTGGCTTTTGCAGTTCTGCCACTCAAAAAAATATTCATTTAGATATCTACGGAAATAGTTTAAGAGAATTTCTTGCAATCACCTATCATTGTGATGCGCTTATTGGCAATGAAGGTGGCGCAATTAATATGGCCAAGGCTATGGAAGTTCCTACATTTGCGATCTTTGCTCCTCCTCTCCATAAAGAAAACTGGAATATGTATGAAGATGGGAAGAAAAACATTTCTGTACATTTAAGAGACTTCAAACCAGATATGTTTGTAGATAAACCTGAAAAACAACTTAAAACAGAATGGGAGAATTTTTATAATGAATTTCACCCCGGAATGATTGAAGAAAAGCTAGGGAAATTTTTGAACATGAACTCCAAATGA
- a CDS encoding CDP-glycerol glycerophosphotransferase family protein: MKYRFLIYINHAYAIPIGLPLKEEIEKLGYEVKWFSGMEEPKKLFPENGQLIENINKVFEYDPHIVLTVTDSVPDFFPGLKVQVFHGFPANKRKGTDQFTIRGFFDLYCTQGPSSTGPFKKQQEVYNSFEVTETGWSKMDSLFPLEPTDNKKPVILISSTFTKQYSLAFKDEVIEEIERLSKIGKYHFMAVLHPKIGTETVAKFKNLENENFKFYDTTNLIPLFKKADIMFSDTTSAIIEFLLQRKPVVTYKNNMPGPYLIDINKVSEIETAFEKALQNPSDLLQEIEKFAQFSHPYSDGKSSERVISTCIEYLHTDKSHLKSKPLNLLRKYKIRKHLNYWTLNSNNKADTLSRNN; encoded by the coding sequence ATGAAGTACCGCTTTTTAATATATATCAACCATGCTTACGCGATTCCAATAGGATTACCTTTAAAGGAAGAAATTGAAAAGCTCGGATATGAGGTAAAATGGTTTTCTGGGATGGAAGAGCCGAAAAAGCTTTTTCCTGAAAATGGCCAGCTTATTGAGAATATCAATAAGGTTTTTGAATATGATCCACACATCGTACTAACTGTGACCGATAGTGTTCCAGATTTTTTTCCGGGACTAAAAGTGCAGGTTTTTCATGGGTTTCCAGCCAATAAAAGAAAAGGAACCGATCAATTTACCATTCGTGGTTTTTTTGATCTCTATTGTACTCAGGGTCCTTCAAGTACCGGTCCGTTTAAAAAGCAACAAGAAGTATATAATAGTTTTGAAGTTACAGAAACCGGCTGGTCTAAAATGGATTCACTTTTTCCTTTGGAACCAACCGATAATAAGAAACCGGTTATTTTAATTTCTTCCACTTTCACGAAACAGTACAGTCTTGCATTTAAAGATGAAGTAATTGAGGAGATCGAAAGATTATCAAAAATCGGGAAATATCATTTTATGGCGGTTTTGCATCCAAAAATTGGAACTGAAACGGTAGCAAAATTCAAGAATTTAGAAAACGAAAACTTTAAATTTTATGATACGACTAATTTAATTCCGCTTTTTAAAAAAGCAGATATCATGTTCTCTGATACCACCTCGGCGATCATTGAGTTTTTATTGCAACGAAAGCCCGTTGTTACTTATAAAAATAACATGCCAGGGCCATATTTAATAGATATCAATAAAGTTTCTGAAATTGAAACTGCTTTTGAAAAAGCCTTACAAAATCCTTCAGATTTGCTTCAGGAAATTGAAAAATTTGCGCAGTTTTCACATCCTTATTCAGACGGGAAATCAAGCGAAAGAGTTATCTCTACATGTATTGAATATCTTCATACAGATAAATCTCACCTTAAAAGTAAGCCATTAAATCTTTTGAGAAAATACAAAATTAGAAAGCATTTAAATTACTGGACTTTGAACAGCAATAACAAAGCCGATACACTTTCAAGAAATAATTAA
- a CDS encoding lipopolysaccharide kinase InaA family protein has protein sequence MRIIISSKYEFEKAEITRLINNFNAEGEILFKSRNKIKLFEVGGRTINIKSFKVPNAVNKIAYKFFRKSKAERSFTYAQILEKKGVGTPLPIGYAEETRSFSFGKSFYISEQINAELTFRELVTNPKYPDHENILRAFTRFTFELHEKEIQFLDHSPGNTLIQKHGDVYSFFLVDLNRMNFKKLTFDERMLNFSRLTPQKEMVAVMASEYSQLIDKNESEVFEKMWFYTRQFQEKFKRKKELKKKLKFWKKG, from the coding sequence GTGAGAATAATTATTTCAAGCAAATATGAATTTGAAAAGGCGGAAATCACTCGTCTGATAAATAATTTCAATGCAGAAGGCGAGATATTGTTCAAATCCCGAAATAAAATTAAACTTTTTGAAGTAGGAGGTAGAACGATAAATATAAAATCTTTTAAAGTTCCTAATGCAGTTAATAAAATCGCCTATAAGTTTTTTAGAAAATCTAAAGCAGAGCGATCTTTCACATACGCTCAAATCCTTGAAAAGAAAGGGGTAGGTACTCCGTTACCGATAGGTTATGCGGAAGAAACCAGAAGTTTTTCATTTGGAAAAAGCTTTTACATAAGCGAACAGATTAATGCTGAGCTTACCTTCAGGGAACTTGTCACAAATCCTAAGTATCCAGATCATGAGAATATTCTAAGGGCTTTTACAAGGTTTACTTTTGAACTGCACGAAAAAGAAATCCAATTTCTGGATCATTCGCCCGGAAATACGCTTATTCAGAAGCATGGAGATGTTTATAGTTTTTTTCTGGTAGACTTAAACAGAATGAATTTTAAAAAATTAACTTTTGACGAAAGAATGCTCAACTTTTCCAGGTTAACTCCACAAAAGGAAATGGTGGCAGTAATGGCCAGCGAGTACTCGCAGCTTATTGATAAAAATGAATCAGAGGTTTTCGAAAAAATGTGGTTTTATACCCGGCAATTCCAGGAAAAATTCAAAAGAAAAAAGGAATTGAAGAAAAAATTGAAATTCTGGAAAAAGGGTTAA
- a CDS encoding glycosyltransferase family 2 protein, with translation MRTALLISTYNWVSALNLVLKSVQNQVRLPDEILIADDGSNKETKELIEFYKKQFSIPVQHVWHEDAGFRKSKILNKTIAASTSDYIIQIDGDCIIHPYFIKDHIEIREKQVFLYGSRVNIHKKGLEMVMRKELSRFSFFSSLIKKRTRNIHLPYLRNKYAAKSGFSKKVRGCNISYWRKDFLAVNGYNEEIEGWGREDSELIIRMLNSGVKGKRLKYGGILYHIYHKEKSRDHVSANSKIQQKTIEDKRTWCENGVDQYFEK, from the coding sequence ATGAGAACGGCACTATTGATTTCTACCTACAATTGGGTAAGCGCCTTAAACCTGGTACTAAAAAGTGTACAAAATCAGGTGCGGTTACCTGATGAGATTTTAATTGCAGATGATGGTTCGAATAAAGAGACTAAAGAACTTATAGAATTTTATAAAAAGCAATTTTCAATACCTGTTCAACATGTCTGGCATGAAGATGCAGGGTTTAGAAAATCAAAAATTTTAAATAAAACGATTGCAGCAAGTACTTCAGACTATATAATTCAAATTGACGGAGACTGTATAATCCATCCTTATTTTATAAAGGATCACATAGAAATACGAGAAAAACAGGTTTTTCTTTATGGTTCTCGTGTAAATATCCATAAAAAAGGCCTTGAAATGGTTATGAGAAAGGAACTATCCAGATTTTCCTTTTTTTCATCACTTATAAAAAAAAGAACTAGGAATATTCACTTGCCATATCTTCGAAACAAATATGCAGCAAAATCAGGGTTTTCCAAAAAAGTGCGTGGTTGCAATATTTCTTACTGGAGAAAGGATTTTTTAGCTGTAAATGGATATAATGAAGAGATAGAAGGATGGGGAAGGGAAGATTCAGAATTAATTATAAGGATGTTGAATAGTGGTGTTAAGGGGAAACGCCTTAAATACGGCGGAATACTGTATCATATTTATCATAAAGAAAAATCCAGGGATCATGTTTCTGCAAATTCTAAAATTCAGCAGAAAACCATAGAGGATAAAAGAACCTGGTGTGAAAACGGAGTCGATCAATATTTTGAAAAATAG